In Arachis hypogaea cultivar Tifrunner chromosome 17, arahy.Tifrunner.gnm2.J5K5, whole genome shotgun sequence, a single window of DNA contains:
- the LOC140180607 gene encoding uncharacterized protein, translating into MVISNNPQTATGETPFRLTYGVEAVIPVEIGDPSPRRMVRGHDEEAERDLTNEVRSIAHIRKLALKQRISLRYNHSVVRREFVPDDLILRRNDIGAPTPGEGKLTPNWEGPYRIKAVIGKGAYKLEWLNGDEVLRTWNAVNLRRYHT; encoded by the coding sequence ATGGTCATATCGAACAACCCCCAAACGGCCACCGGAGAAACCCCTTTTCGACTAACATACGGCGTGGAAGCCGTCATCCCGGTAGAGATAGGAGACCCTAGCCCAAGGAGAATGGTCAGGGGTCATGACGAAGAAGCAGAGCGAGACCTCACCAACGAGGTAAGAAGCATAGCCCACATCAGGAAACTAGCCTTAAAACAAAGAATCAGTCTAAGGTACAATCACAGCGTCGTCCGAAGAGAATTCGTACCCGACGACCTCATCCTACGACGAAACGACATCGGAGCTCCAACCCCGGGTGAAGGAAAACTCACccccaactgggaaggaccatacagaatcAAGGCGGTAATCGGAAAGGGAGCATACAAGCTCGAATGGCTAAACGGCGACGAAGTTCTGAGGACATGGAACGCCGTCAACTTGCGACGATACCACACTTAG